The genomic window gtggagtactaaatattgacgaaatcaaaaactaattacacagtttggttgtactttgcgagacaaacgttttgagcctaattagtcaacaattgaacaattattactaaatataaacgaaatactacagtgcACTACAGTATCTAAAAATCCGGCGGCGCCAAATCGGtgggcaactaaacatggcccaaatAGACAGAATCCGGGCCAGTCGAGCGATGTGACATTTTGCCTGCTTTCTGACGACCAGATCCCCAAAATGATTCAAAGCATATACTACTGTACATTTTACCGCaaagattgtaagttttttcactctctctccatcacatcaaatctttggacacatgcatgaagtattaaatatagataaaaaaataactaattacacagtttgattgtaaattacaagacgaatcttttgaacctagttagaccatgattggacaataattgtcaaatacaaatgaaagtgctacaatactaaatactgattcctaacatcAATATAAACAAGTCCCAAGCTGACCACAAACACTTCGGAGGTCTTTTCGCGTATCATATTTaccgtcacatcggatgtttaatATTAAGGAACTGTTTGGTTTTTATAGgaactcctaaaattcctgtcacatcgaatgtttggacacatatatggagtattaaatatagactaattatgaaactaattgcataacttgcaactaatttgtgagacaaatcttttaagtctaattagtctatgatttgacaacgtggtgctacagtaaactgtgctaatgacagattaattagacttaaaaaattcatctcgaaaattaatctccatctatgtaattggttttgtaattaatctatatttaatgctccttattagtatctaaacattcgatgtgacatgaattttagcaGCGACTAAACAACAAAACACCCCTTAATAATAGAACTAATTAAAGCCGTGACTAATTCGTGAGACGAatatattaagcctaattaatccatcattaacgcATGTACTatagcaccatattatcaaatcatggactaattaggcttaatagattcgtctcataaattagtcttaatctttataattagttttataatcagtctatatttaatacttcaaatAGTATCAAACATGTTTATTATAGTCGATGTTATAGGGACTAAATTTTAGGAGGTGAAATCAAACACCCCCTCCATCTCCTGCGTGCATAACAAACAAATTTACAGTCATCCGTGCTACTCATTCGGCAACACTTGCACAAGGCTAAGGGCAAAACGATGCAAATGCTATAGTACTTGGCACAGTAAAATCAAATAACGTTTGGGGTTTCAGTTTCACAATGACAGATGCACTTGTGGCAATGCAAGCAGGGCCATGGCCATCAGACACACTTGAATCCGCGGGGCAGCTCCGTCTTGCAGGCGCTAGCCAGGACGCCGACACCGACGTCCCACTCCGTGGGGATGCCGAGCACGGTCTCCTTGACGGTGGTGCAGAAGCAGGCGGCCGCCTCGGCCGCCGCGAGCCCCTGCACGACGTCGCAGCACTTGCTCCCGAGCTGCGCGCCGGCCTGCAGGCCCGCGGCGCCGAGCACGCCGACGCAGGCCCCGAACTTGACCGCGTCCCACGGGCAGCCCAGCTTCCAGTGCAGCACCTTGCGCGACGCCGCCGTCGTCAGCAGCgtgggcgacgacgacgacgacgcggcggagactgagaggaggaggagcgcgagggtggcggccgcggcggcttGTTGGCGGGTGTTGGCCATTGTTCCTAGCTTTAATTTGCTCGCTCGGCGTTCAAATGGTACCTGTACGTGCCGCGCGAACGTAGACGTAGGACGATGGCCTGACGAGCGCGACGCATTTCGTGCTCTTTTTATAACCTTGGGGGCCGGCCGGTCTCTTCCCATGTATGGCGCGGAGCACGGTAGTAGATCCGTAATTTGTGACACTATGCAGTGAATCAAGTAGAATATGATGTGTGTTTTAGTTGAAGTACACGACATGATGGGTCTGATATAcggccatgcatgcatgtggcATGTCGTCCTCATGCGTAAGACGATGGGCAGTGCAGAGACGGTGACACCACGGCCGGAATGGACGATTGCGAATTTGCACAATCCCGGTGGTCCACGGCTGCGTCGCCGGCCGCGCGCGCCGGACGAGAGCGGAGAGCACGCGCCTGGTGGCGAGAGCTAGCTCATGTGAGGAGGGAGTGCCTTCATCGATGCGGCGAAGCAAGGACAGGGTGGTGACGATGGCGACACACAGCCACACACAGGTGCCAGCCTGAGCCTAGCTATCTCGCCGTTGCACGGTTGCAGGTTACTCAAGTCGCTTCAGCGTCCCATCTGCTATGTTTTTATTGTTCAATCAGCGTATTGACTATGCCATTAGTTACTGCTGCTTAACTGTACGGGTTCTTTTCCCCTAGGGGCGTGGACCTTTCATTGTGTTGTGCAGCGTCCCTTCATCACGTTGAGTCCAAACTAAAACGTCCCTGATATATCTTCTCAAAGACGTTTTGTTATAAAGACCTCGTCTCTAAGATGTGCATATCAGTTATCAGAGCCGCGAAATAACATGTTATCCATCTCTAATGTGAGCTAACACGTCACTGATATTGTCCACATAACAATTCACAAATGTAAATATAAACATTTGTTTTTCCTCTGTCACTAATTTTCTGTTCTGTCATGGTGTCGCTCGTGGTGCACCATAGTGAATACAACAATTCATCGCTGCCCAACTCTCGGTTGGGTTTAGGAAACCTTTGCACCGTGGGTGGAGGAGGGATGCGGATTGGAAGGGCGGCGAGGGCATCGAGGCATTGACATATACGgagcatatatatatacctaATGGGCTCCCCCAACATCACGCTCACGCGCCACCAAATCTAAGCAATCCAAGGCACAATGAAATTAGACAGTAGGACGTAATGAAGCCACGACAACCAGCATGCATCTTTGCATGTTCCCCTGAAGATGGTACAATGATCTTTGTCCATGTTTACAGGAAGGATATCAGTGCCTTCACAACCTTCTCCGGCCTGCAGATGATGTGAGATGCGTAAGGATGTACGAGTCTAAAGGTTAGTGGATGTACACAGAAACATATAGTAGTTTATAATTCGTGAAACTGTATGTAAATGTGAACTGGCTAAACCCATTAAGCTTCTGAAAACAATTACCAGTCCTCTTGTGGCATATGACCAGCTCCTTCTATCGCCTCTAGTTTTACAACGCTGGGATTAGCTTTCTTGAATTCCTCAGCTATCGACAATGGTAAGTACTTGTCAGATATTCCCCATGCAAGCAGTATTGGTTTTTCCCAACTGCAACAAGATTATCATTTTTCTGTATCAGAACAGGAATACATTGTCACGGGTCCACGTCACTAGTATATATCGTTTGCTTTATTTAGAATGAACTTTCTAATGCTCCTGAGCGCTACTCCTTTTGCACATAATAAATCATAGTCAGCCTATCTTAATTACACTAGATGCTCTCCTGCATATAGAATATGGATGCTTACCCGTTGGACGAAAATCCGGCCGAAATTCTACTTAGTACATCTTGGAAATCGATCTTCCTGGCAGCTTCAAGCAAAGCTAAAAGAAAAGGACATACAAGTACCAAGTCAAATTGCAAGACAATTGTAGAAATTTACAGCATTGTGAAAACTAGAAATACTGCAAATAGATTACTGTATTTATTCAGAAAACATTATTTTTGCATATAACATATATAGCAACCTAGTCTAGATTTGCAAGATAGCATTCATTATTCATGGCAATGCACGGAGTCAAGTGAAAAACTAATTAATTCAATATTCGAGGAGAAGTTCCTTTGATGATTGGGACAGTATACCGCAAAATATGTAGTGAAAACCAGTTACTAGGTGAAAACATGAAAACCAATTCAAAGAATGTATTTCGGTCGTTTAAATTTTTTTGAAACTTGGCACATTCATAGTGCAAATATGTACTCACCAGAAAAAGTTGAGATGAAAATTCAAACTAGAAAAAATCATACGAAAATGACAATTTTATGAGGTTCATGTGGACTAAAAGACAAAAACCCATGAATTTTGTCTTTTAGTGTATATGAACTTAAAATTTATCATTTTCGTATGATTTTTTTAAATGTGAGTTTGGATTCCAACTTTTGATGTGAGTACGTATATATTACCATCAATGTGcctgttatgaccggcatccagTATACAAGGCGTAGGCCCATTAGTGGCTAGGGGCTGCCGGCCAGGGGGGCCTAGGGGCCTAAAAGCCCATAGTTATTTTATTTAttcctattattattattagagaGAAGTATAAATACTTGTAAAGACTTTGAGATGGGATTAAGCAGAAACAGAGTCGTTTCTGGCTTCCTGAAGGGAGCCGGgatttcctaaccctagccgcctcgtGCTGTTGTCGCGCCAAGTTTCAAAAAAATTTGAACGACCGAAATACGTTTTTTGAATTAGTTTCCATGTTTCCACCTAGTAGGTGGTTTCCACCACAGTATATCAAATGGAATTGCAGAGGACTATATATATGAAGCGCTGGAAATAAATAACCTGGGAGTATGGACTAACCAAATCCAGGAGCACCACTGGATAGATACGGTAACCTATATACATCAGCCTTTTCCAATTTCAGCATATATCTGCCAAACCAATGTAAGACAATGGAACATTTTAAGCCACTGTGAAAAATGAATAGTATCAAATGCAACATCTGACAGGACTGGCATAGTATTGCATCATATGAATAATGGACAAACTTGATTCTTCTTTCATGGAAGATGCACTACAGCAAGAAGCAAAGAGGCATAATGAACAGTGTTTCTGCGGCAGAGATCACAGAGATACATACGCGCTACCTGCTTCAATGAAACGCTCAGCCAAAACAGCATTTTGACAAGTAAATTCACCAAACAGTGGCCACCTGCATTGAAAGATACCATAAATTTACATATATAAATAGAATGTTGAATGTATAAATAAATGAAAGACAAACATCAACTGAACATATATGTGAGAAATGATGACTAGAATCAGGGTCACCATGCTCCATCCATCTGTACTcaaatcaaaactatacatgcaaagACTTAACACATTAAACCGTGACCTAAATAAATAAGATAATCAACCTTGACCCCAAGAAAATTTTATAGAGTAGCATACTGTAACCATAAACATTGAAAATTGACAACAAAATGGAAGAGTGCAAATGCATATTTTAGTCAAACTTACATGCAAGAGTTCATATGATTATATGCCTATTAACATCACCAACCCACAAGTTTTGAACTCATGTCAACTTGTGGTGCGAAACGAAAGGTTTAGTGGAGCTGGTGTGAAACGAAAGGTTTAGTGTTAGctcatgtagtcatgtggtgtgcTCATTTGCTAGGAtgtattttcttcttcttttgttggCACTAGTCCTAGTGCTGATGTGGTGTGCTCATTGTTAGCCTGTATTCATATAGGGTGTGATTGGTTTGCTTGCACTAGGTCTTATGCAGGACAACCCAAACTAGTACATAGTGTGTTAGGGTTGATTGTCCTGCTG from Miscanthus floridulus cultivar M001 chromosome 11, ASM1932011v1, whole genome shotgun sequence includes these protein-coding regions:
- the LOC136491359 gene encoding putative lipid-binding protein AIR1 translates to MANTRQQAAAAATLALLLLSVSAASSSSSPTLLTTAASRKVLHWKLGCPWDAVKFGACVGVLGAAGLQAGAQLGSKCCDVVQGLAAAEAAACFCTTVKETVLGIPTEWDVGVGVLASACKTELPRGFKCV